The window CAGCTCGGCGCCGATCTTGCTGATGTCGATGGAGTAGCGGAGGTCGTGGCCCTTGCGGTCCTCGACCGGCTCGACCATGTCCCAGCCGAGGCCGGCGGCCTCCAGCAGGACGCCGGTGAGCTCCTTGTTGGTGAGCTCGGTGCCGCCGCCGATGTTGTAGACCTCGCCGGCGCGGCCCTTGCGCATGGCCAGGTCGATGCCGCGGCAGTGGTCGGAGACGTGCAGCCAGTCGCGGACGTTGCCGCCGTTGCCGTACAGCGGGACCTTCTTGCCGTCCATCAGGTTGGAGACGAACAGCGGGATGACCTTCTCCGGGAACTGGTAGTGCCCGTAGTTGTTGGAGCAGCGGGTGACCACCACGTCCATGCCGTGGGTGCGGTGGTAGGCCAGCGCCAGCAGGTCGGACGACGCCTTGGAGGCGGAGTACGGGGAGTTGGGCACCAGCGGCCACTCCTCCGTCCAGGAGCCCTCGCTGATCGAGCCGTAGACCTCGTCGGTGGAGATGTGGACGAAGCGGCCGACGCCGTGCTTGCGGGCGGAGTCCAGCAGGACCTGCGTGCCCACGACGTTGGTCATCACGAACGGGCCCGCGCCGGCGATCGAGCGGTCCACGTGGGACTCGGCGGCGAAGTGCACGACGACGTCGTGGCCGGGCATGACCTGGTCGACGGCCTCCGCGTCGCAGATGTCGCCCTTGACGAAGGTGTATCCCGGGTGATCCGCGACCGGCGCCAGATTCGCTTCGACGCCGGAGTAGGTCAGCTTGTCGAAGACCGTGATCCGGGCCGAGGCATCTGCGCCGAGCTGCTGGCGGACGAATTCTGAACCGATGAAGCCGGCGCCGCCGGTCACGAGGATGCGCATAATACGAAGAGTCTAGCGGCCTGCCGAACGTCACATTCCCTTGGCTCGGCTCCCCTGCACCCTCTCGCATAGGGTTCACCCATGCGTGGAATCCTTTTGGCCGGTGGCACCGGATCGCGACTCTGGCCGTTGACCCGGGCCGTTTCGAAGCAGCTGCTGCCCGTCTTCGACAAGCCGATGATCTATTACCCCCTCTCCACCCTGGTGATGGCGGGTATCAGCGAAATCCTGATCATCACCACCCCCGAAGACCGCGACCAGTTCGAGCGACTGCTCGGCGACGGTTCGCAGTTCGGCCTGCGGCTGGAGTACGCCGTCCAGGAGCGTCCGGAGGGCATCGCCCAGGCGTTCGTCCTCGGCGCCGACTTCATCGGCGACGAGTCCGTCGCGCTCATCCTCGGCGACAACATCTTCCACGGCAGTGGCCTCGGCACCCGCCTCGCCCAGCACACCGACGCCAAGGGCGGCCGCGTGTTCGCGTACCCCGTGGCGGACCCCACGGCGTACGGCGTGGTCGAGTTCGACGAGAAGGGCCAGGCCATCTCCATCGAGGAGAAGCCGGTCAAGCCCAAGTCCCGCTACGCGGTGCCGGGCCTCTACTTCTACGACAACCAGGTCGTCGAGATCGCCCGCGGCCTGAAGCCCAGCGCCCGCGGCGAGCTGGAGATCACCGCCGTCAACGACGCGTACCTCCAGGCCGGCGAGCTCAATGTCACCATCCTCGACCGCGGTACCGCCTGGCTGGACACCGGCACCTTCGTCTCGATGGTGCAGGCCTCCGAGTTCGTCCGCGTGATCGAGGAGCGTCAGGGCTTCAAGATCGGCTGCATCGAGGAGGCGGCCTGGCGGGCCGGCCTGATCGACTCCGCGCAGCTGCGCGCGCTCGCCGAGCCGCTGACGAAGAGCGGCTACGGCGACTACCTGCTGACGCTGCTCGACGAGGAGAACGCACGATGAAGTTCCGCGAGCTCTCCATCGCGGGCGCCTTCGAGGTCACCCCGCAGCTGCACGGCGACCCCCGCGGCCTGTTCACCGAGTGGTACCGCTTCGACCGGCTGGCCGAGGTCGTCGGCCACCCGCTGAACCTGGCGCAGGCGAACCTCTCGGTCTCCGCCGCGGGCGTGGTCCGCGGCGTCCACTTCGCCGACGTGCCGCGCGGCCAGGCGAAGTACATCACCTGCGTACGCGGCGCCGCGCTCGACGTCGTCGTGGACCTGCGGGTCGGCTCCCCCACCTTCGGTGAGTGGGAAGGCGTCCTCCTCGACGACGTGGACCGCCGCGCGGTCTACATCCCCGAGGGCTTCGGCCACGGCTTCTGCGCGCTGAGCGACGACGCCACGCTGTCCTACCTCTGCTCGGAGGCGTACAACCCGACCGGCGAGCACGGCGTGCACCCGCTGGACCCGGAACTGGGCATCGCGTGGCCGGCCGAGGTCCCGCAGCTGTCCGCCCGTGACGAGGCCGCCCCGTCGCTGGCCGACGCCATCGCGTCCGGGCTGCTGCCCGACTACGCCACCTGCATCGAGTTCACCGAGTCCCTGCGCGTGAGCTGACCCCACCGCCGTACGAGAGGGCCGCACCCCGTCCGGGGTGCGGCCCTCTTCCGTACCCGGCCGCGTACGGGCCGGGCTCATACTCGGGCAGCGTCGACAGCGACGGAGACCGGCAACGCCGAAGGGCCCCGCCCCACCGCCGAAGCGATGGGCCGGGGCCCTTCAGTGCGACTTGGTGCCCGGAGACCGGGCTACCAGGTCAGAGCACGAACTACGCCGTGATCTTGGTGACCTGGCCGGCGCCCACGGTACGACCACCCTCACGGATGGCGAACTTCAGGCCCTCCTCCATGGCGACCGGCTGGATCAGCGCGACCGTCATCTCGGTGTTGTCGCCCGGCATGACCATCTCCGTGCCGGCCGGCAGGGTGACGACACCCGTGACGTCCGTGGTACGGAAGTAGAACTGCGGGCGGTAGTTGTTGAAGAAGGGGGTGTGACGGCCACCCTCGTCCTTCGACAGGATGTACGCCTGAGCCTCGAACTCCTTGTGGGGAGTGACCGAACCCGGCTTGATGATGACCTGGCCGCGCTCGACGTCCTCGCGCTTGATGCCACGGAGGAGCAGACCGACGTTCTCGCCCGCCTGGCCCTCGTCGAGCAGCTTGCGGAACATCTCGATACCGGTGACCGTGGTGGTGGTCTTCTCTTCCTTGATGCCGATGATGTCGACGGTCTCGTTGACCTTCAGGACACCACGCTCGATACGGCCGGTGACGACCGTACCGCGACCGGTGATCGTGAAGACGTCCTCGACGGGCATGAGGAACGGCTTCTCGGTGTCACGCGGCGGGGTCGGGATGGCCTCGTCGACGGCAGCCATGAGGCCGAGAAGCTTCTCGCCCCACTCCTTGTCGCCCTCGAGGGCCTTCAGCGCGGAGACGCGGACGACCGGCAGGTCGTCGCCCGGGAAGTCGTACTCGGAGAGCAGCTCACGGACCTCGAGCTCGACGAGCTCCAGGATCTCCTCGTCGTCCACCATGTCGGCCTTGTTCAGGGCGACAACGATGTAGGGAACGCCGACCTGGCGGGCCAGGAGCACGTGCTCCTTGGTCTGCGGCATCGGGCCGTCGGTGGCGGCGACCACGAGGATCGCGCCGTCCATCTGCGCGGCACCGGTGATCATGTTCTTGATGTAGTCCGCGTGACCCGGGCAGTCGACGTGGGCGTAGTGACGCGCCTCGGTCTGGTACTCGACGTGCGCGATGGAGATGGTGATACCGCGCTGGCGCTCCTCAGGAGCCTTGTCGATCTGGTCGAAGGCCGAGGCCTCGTTCAGGTCCGGGTACGCGTCGTGCAGCACCTTGGTAATGGCGGCCGTGAGGGTCGTCTTACCGTGGTCAATGTGACCGATGGTGCCGATGTTGACGTGCGGCTTAGTCCGCTCGAACTTCGCCTTCGCCACGGGGTCCTCCTGGAGAGTGGTTCTGTACGCCTTACTCATCGGCGCCAGGTGATCTTTGCTGGAATGCCGGTTCCCCCGGGGCAACGGAGGGTTACTCCTGTTGCCCCAGAGGCTCCGGTGACAAGCCTAAAGCGTGTACTCGGAAGAGTTACTCGCCCTTGGCCTTCGCGATGATCTCCTCAGCGACGTTCCGGGGAACCTCGGCGTAGGAGTCGAACTGCATCGAGTAGCTGGCGCGACCCGAGGTCTTGCTGCGGAGGTCTCCGACGTAGCCGAACATCTCCGAAAGCGGCACGAGGCCCTTCACGAGACGAGCGCCGTGACGCTCCTCCATGGCCTGGATCTGGCCACGGCGGGAGTTGATGTCGCCGATCACGTCACCCATGGACTCCTCGGGCGTGGTGACCTCAACGGACATCATCGGCTCGAGCAGTACGGGCGAAGCCTTGCGCGCGGCCTCCTTGAAGGCCTGCGAACCGGCGATCTTGAAGGCGAGCTCCGAGGAGTCGACCTCGTGGTAGCCACCGTCGAGAAGAATGACGCGGACGCCCGTCATCTCGTAGCCCGCGAGGATGCCGAACTGCATGGCCTCCTGCGCACCGGCGTCGACCGAGGGGATGTACTCCCTCGGGATGCGGCCACCGGTGACCTTGTTCACGAACTCGTACGCCGGGCCGTCCGACTCGGTGATCGGCTCGATCGCGATCTGCACCTTGGCGAACTGACCGGTACCACCGGTCTGCTTCTTGTGGGTGTAGTCGTGACGCTCGACGGTCTTGCGGATCGTCTCGCGGTACGCGACCTGCGGCTTGCCGACGTTGGCCTCGACCTTGAACTCGCGCTTCATACGGTCGACCAGCACCTCGAGGTGCAGCTCGCCCATACCGCCGAGGATGGTCTGGCCGGTCTCCTCGTCCGAGTGAACGTGGAAGGAGGGGTCCTCCTCCGCGAGACTCTGGATGGCGACACCCAGCTTCTCCTGGTCACCCTTGGACTTGGGCTCGATGGCGACCTGGATGACCGGAGCCGGGAAGTCCATGGACTCCAGGATCACGGGTGCCTTGTCGTCACACAGCGTCTCACCGGTGGTGGTCTGCTTCAGGCCCATGACGGCGACGATGTCGCCGGCGCCGACCGCGGCGATCTCTTCACGCTTGTTCGCGTGCATGCGGTAGATCTTGCCGATGCGCTCCTTCTTGCCCTTGACGGAGTTCAGCACCGCAGTGCCGGCCTCCAGGCGGCCCGAGTAAACCCGGACGAAGGTGAGCTTCCCGAGGTGCGGGTCGCGCATGATCTTGAACGCCAGCGCCGCGAGGGGCTCCTCGTCGGAAGGCTTGCGCTTCACGACGACCTCGGCGTCACGGACGTCGTGGCCCTCGATGGCCTCGATGTCCAGCGGCGACGGCAGGTAGCGGACGACAGCGTCGAGCAGGGGCTGAACGCCCTTGTTCTTGAACGCCGTGCCACAGAACACCGCGGTGATCGTGGGCTCGCCCTTGCCCTTGCCGGAGCCGAGGATGATGCGACGGACGGCGGCGTGCAGCTGCTCCACGGACGGCTCGTCGCCGTTCAGGAAGAGCTCCATGATCTCGTCGTCGTTCTCGGCGACGGTCTCGACCAGCTTGCCGCGCCACTCTTCAGCAGCCTCGGTGTGCGTGGCCGGGATGTCGACGATGTCGTACATCTCGCCCTTGGTCGCCTCGGCGGACCAGACGAACGCCTTCATGGTGACCAGGTCGACAACGCCCTGGAAGTCCATCTCGGCACCGATGGGGAGCTGCATGACGATCGGAACCGCGCCAAGGCGGTCCTTGATCATGTCGACGCAGCGGTGGAACTCGGCGCCCGTACGGTCGAGCTTGTTGACGAAGCAGATGCGCGGCACGCCGTAGCGGTCCGCCTGACGCCAAACGGTCTCGGACTGCGGCTCCACACCGGCGAC of the Streptomyces sp. NBC_01294 genome contains:
- the rfbC gene encoding dTDP-4-dehydrorhamnose 3,5-epimerase — protein: MKFRELSIAGAFEVTPQLHGDPRGLFTEWYRFDRLAEVVGHPLNLAQANLSVSAAGVVRGVHFADVPRGQAKYITCVRGAALDVVVDLRVGSPTFGEWEGVLLDDVDRRAVYIPEGFGHGFCALSDDATLSYLCSEAYNPTGEHGVHPLDPELGIAWPAEVPQLSARDEAAPSLADAIASGLLPDYATCIEFTESLRVS
- the rfbA gene encoding glucose-1-phosphate thymidylyltransferase RfbA, which translates into the protein MRGILLAGGTGSRLWPLTRAVSKQLLPVFDKPMIYYPLSTLVMAGISEILIITTPEDRDQFERLLGDGSQFGLRLEYAVQERPEGIAQAFVLGADFIGDESVALILGDNIFHGSGLGTRLAQHTDAKGGRVFAYPVADPTAYGVVEFDEKGQAISIEEKPVKPKSRYAVPGLYFYDNQVVEIARGLKPSARGELEITAVNDAYLQAGELNVTILDRGTAWLDTGTFVSMVQASEFVRVIEERQGFKIGCIEEAAWRAGLIDSAQLRALAEPLTKSGYGDYLLTLLDEENAR
- the tuf gene encoding elongation factor Tu, which gives rise to MAKAKFERTKPHVNIGTIGHIDHGKTTLTAAITKVLHDAYPDLNEASAFDQIDKAPEERQRGITISIAHVEYQTEARHYAHVDCPGHADYIKNMITGAAQMDGAILVVAATDGPMPQTKEHVLLARQVGVPYIVVALNKADMVDDEEILELVELEVRELLSEYDFPGDDLPVVRVSALKALEGDKEWGEKLLGLMAAVDEAIPTPPRDTEKPFLMPVEDVFTITGRGTVVTGRIERGVLKVNETVDIIGIKEEKTTTTVTGIEMFRKLLDEGQAGENVGLLLRGIKREDVERGQVIIKPGSVTPHKEFEAQAYILSKDEGGRHTPFFNNYRPQFYFRTTDVTGVVTLPAGTEMVMPGDNTEMTVALIQPVAMEEGLKFAIREGGRTVGAGQVTKITA
- the rfbB gene encoding dTDP-glucose 4,6-dehydratase is translated as MRILVTGGAGFIGSEFVRQQLGADASARITVFDKLTYSGVEANLAPVADHPGYTFVKGDICDAEAVDQVMPGHDVVVHFAAESHVDRSIAGAGPFVMTNVVGTQVLLDSARKHGVGRFVHISTDEVYGSISEGSWTEEWPLVPNSPYSASKASSDLLALAYHRTHGMDVVVTRCSNNYGHYQFPEKVIPLFVSNLMDGKKVPLYGNGGNVRDWLHVSDHCRGIDLAMRKGRAGEVYNIGGGTELTNKELTGVLLEAAGLGWDMVEPVEDRKGHDLRYSIDISKIGAELGYAPQVTFEDGIKATIDWYRENRAWWEPLKAKAALQK
- the fusA gene encoding elongation factor G gives rise to the protein MATTSLDLAKVRNIGIMAHIDAGKTTTTERILFYTGVSYKIGEVHDGAATMDWMEQEQERGITITSAATTCHWPLEDVDHTINIIDTPGHVDFTVEVERSLRVLDGAVTVFDGVAGVEPQSETVWRQADRYGVPRICFVNKLDRTGAEFHRCVDMIKDRLGAVPIVMQLPIGAEMDFQGVVDLVTMKAFVWSAEATKGEMYDIVDIPATHTEAAEEWRGKLVETVAENDDEIMELFLNGDEPSVEQLHAAVRRIILGSGKGKGEPTITAVFCGTAFKNKGVQPLLDAVVRYLPSPLDIEAIEGHDVRDAEVVVKRKPSDEEPLAALAFKIMRDPHLGKLTFVRVYSGRLEAGTAVLNSVKGKKERIGKIYRMHANKREEIAAVGAGDIVAVMGLKQTTTGETLCDDKAPVILESMDFPAPVIQVAIEPKSKGDQEKLGVAIQSLAEEDPSFHVHSDEETGQTILGGMGELHLEVLVDRMKREFKVEANVGKPQVAYRETIRKTVERHDYTHKKQTGGTGQFAKVQIAIEPITESDGPAYEFVNKVTGGRIPREYIPSVDAGAQEAMQFGILAGYEMTGVRVILLDGGYHEVDSSELAFKIAGSQAFKEAARKASPVLLEPMMSVEVTTPEESMGDVIGDINSRRGQIQAMEERHGARLVKGLVPLSEMFGYVGDLRSKTSGRASYSMQFDSYAEVPRNVAEEIIAKAKGE